TTAGTAATTTGAAATATCAAACACTATTAGATTCAATTCAAGGTCGTAGCCCTAATGTGGCTTTATTACCGTTAATCTCTATCCCTGAATTAGAAACATGGGTGGAAACTTGGGCGTTTTCCGAAACGATTCATTCTCGTTCTTACACACATATTATTCGCAATATAGTGAATAATCCTTCAATTGTATTCGATGATATTGTCACCAATGAAGAGATCAAAAAGCGGGCAACTGATATCGCAGGTTACTACGATGATTTAATCACTTATTCCAACTATTACAACTTGTTAGGTACTGGCAAGCATGATATTAATGGCCAAACTATTACTATTGATAAGCGTGAATTAAAGAAAAAGCTGTATTTATGTCTAATGAGTGTTAATGCCCTAGAAGCTATTCGCTTTTACGTCAGTTTTGCTTGTTCTTTTGCCTTTGCTGAGCGTGAATTAATGGAAGGTAATGCGAAAATTATTAAGCTCATTGCCCGAGATGAAGCTCTACACCTAACCGGTACACAATTTATGATTAACACCTTACGTAGTGGTGAAGATGATCCAGAAATGGAAGAAATCGCGAAAGAGTGTGAAGGTGAATGTTATGAGTTATTTTTACAAGCAGCAATCCAAGAAAAAGAGTGGGCTGAATATCTGTTTTCGGGTGGTTCAATGATTGGTTTAAATAAAGATATTTTATGTCAATATATTGAATATATCACTAACATTCGAATGCAAGCAGTGGGACTTAAATTACCCTTTGAAACAAAATCAAATCCTATTCCTTGGATAAATAACTGGTTAGTCTCCGATAATGTTCAAGTTGCTCCACAGGAAGCCGAAATTAGCTCCTATTTGGTTGGTCAAATTGATGCTGAAATCAATGAAGATGATCTGAGTGATTTTACTCTATAGTGACTTAATCAATTTTTAGCTAAATGATAGGGATTAGTTTCGATCACATTTTTATGGCTATTCCGTAGCTTTTGGTTTGAAATTAAATTTTATTTTTAAATCTTGATTAATTTAAGCCGATGATATAAATCGGCTTTTTTATAACAGCTATTACTATAATAGTTATTATTTAGCTAATTTTTTAATATCAATTGATTATCTTAGAAAAAGTTAATTTATTACATTAATTTTAATAAATTATAGCTATTATGCACTATAAATGTAAATTTTTTGTAAAAAATAGTAAGCAAAATACGCTTAATTATAGTTAGCTTATGAATAAAATGATATTAAACAATCGGTTAAGTTAAGAAAATATTAATATTTTTTTACAAAAGTGTTGCGTTATCAGTTTTTAAATGTTAATCTAAATTTAGCTTAGAAATTGACTGGAATAACATTGTAAAGTGTTTTTTTGGTAGATTTCGAAGCTTATTTCCTTTCTGTTAATAGTTATTTTGGGCTTATCTCATAAGCCCTTTTTTTTTATGTTAATTTCACATGTTTTCTTTTTTTAACGTTTTTCATTCATTCTTATCAGATTAGTTGAATTTATTTCTTTTTATTTATTAATAACAAATGATAAAACTAGCTTAACGTCAAGTAGTTATTGACATCCTATGTTTTTAGGATAACGATATAAAATAATATCAATAATTGGCTTTAATGATTGCTTGATGAACACTGACATATATTCAACGCTTAAATTCCCTTTTTCACCACTTAATTTTACTGATGAGGAATTAACAATTGCTCATCTGAAGCAATCTTTAGATCAATTCTACCAATGGTCAGTAGCTGAATTTAAAGCAAACGCTGATATAGAAAAATTAATTTACACGCGGGCAAAATTTATTGATGAGCTATTGATTCGTTTGTGGAAGAATTTTCATATTCCAGATCAGGTTACGTCGATATTTAAATCAAATCGCATTTCTTTAATCGCTGTCGGTGGTTATGGTCGTAGTGAATTACACCCTTTATCAGATATTGATATATTAATACTTAGTGACAAAGAACTAACGAGTCAAATGGAAGAGCAAATCGGTCAACTAGTTCGATTGTTATGGGATTTGCATTTAGATGTCGGTCATAGTGTACGAACTCTAAAGATATGTTTACAAGAAGCCAAAAATGATATTACCATCATGACGAATCTTATAGAATCAAGATTAATTGTTGGTAATCAAGAACTATTTGACGAATTACAGCAACAAATACTCAATGAAAATATTTGGCCATCTAAGACATTTTATCAAGCTAAAATCCAAGAACAATTACAACGCCATCAACAATATCACAGTACAAGTTATAATTTAGAGCCTGACATTAAAAATAGTCCCGGTGGCTTACGCGATATTCAAATTATACAATGGATTGCACTCAGACATTTTGGGAAAGAATCATTACAGAAAAATGGACATTTTGTTTACCTCACATCAGAAGAAATTGATGAAATTAATAATTGTCGTCGTTTTTTATGGCGTATGCGTTTTGCCCTTCATAGCGTGATCAATCGTTATGACAATCGATTATTGTTTGACCGACAATTAAGTATTGCCAAATTATTAGGTTATCAAGGCGAGGGTAACCGGCCAGTTGAAAAAATGATGCGTGATTATTATCGTGTAGTACATAACATTACTGAGCTTAATCAGATGTTATTACAACTATTTGAAGAGTCTATTTTATCACTTAAATCAGATAAACCTTATGATATTGACGAGTATTTTCAAGTTCGCGATAAATTGATTGATATAAAAAATAACGATCTATTTATTCAATATCCGGTTATGATTATGCAATTATTTCATACCATACTATTAAATCCACAAATCATTGGCATTCATTCTAATACTATTAGGCAATTACGTTCAGCTCGTCGTAAACTTGATGGTTTATTATGCCAATTACCACAAGCACGCCAACAATTTTTACAAATTATCAAACATCCTGATGCAATAAAAAAAGCCATTTTTCTTATGCACCGGCATGGGATTTTAGCTAAATATATTCCGGGTTGGAAACGTATCGTTGGCATGATGCAGTTTGATTTGTTTCATATTTATACAGTTGATGAACATACTATTCGTTTATTATTGGAAATAGCTGACTTTACAACCGAAGAAGGACAGAAGAAACATCCGAATAGTTCAAAAGTTTATGCCAAATTACCTAAACCGGAACTGTTAATTATTACGGCTCTTTTCCACGATATTGCTAAAGGACGTTCTGGAGATCATTCTGAATTAGGTGCTGAATTAGTCGAGCAATTCTGCCAATTACATGATCTTAGCGAAAAAGAGACTAAATTAATAGTTTGGTTAGTCCGATACCATTTATTGATGTCAGTAACTGCGCAAAGTCGTGATTTACAAGATCCGGCTGTTATCCGTGAATTTGCTCAGCAAGTCAAAAATAAAAGTTATTTGCAACATTTGCTATGCCTGACTGTTGCCGATGTTTGTGCTACCAATGAAACGCTTTGGAATAGCTGGAAACAGAGTTTGATGCGTGAGCTTTATTTTCAAACCGACCGCTTATTTGAATTAGGCATCCATCGGATTCCAGAACATCGTAGTATTGCGAGAGAACATAAAAAACTGGCGCTAGCCCAGCTTGTCCAAGATGGTTATGATGAGTTAGAAATCAAACAGTTTTGGAAAGATTATCTTTTTGATTATTTTTGGCGTTATACTACTGAACAAATCGTATGGCATGTTAAGAATTTACTCAATCATGATCTTACACAACCTCTAGTTGTCATTAATCAAATCCCATTTCATGGTGGCACTGAAATTTTTATCTATTCTCCAGATAGACCATATCTCTTTGCAACAGTAAGTAGTGAATTAAGTAAACGTAATCTTAATATTCATGATGCATTAATTACAACGAATAAAAAAGAGTTTGCTTTAGATACCTTTATTGTATTGGATCCTTATGGTCATTTGATAAATAACGATCGTCACCAAGAAATCAAAGATAATCTTGAAAAAGCATTACGTCAAAATCACTATACAAGAGTAAAAATTAAACGTCTTTCATCAAAACTACGTCATTTTAAGGTGCCGACCCAAATTAATTTCTTATCGTCATTTAATGAACGCACAACATATTTAGAATTAATTGCTCTTGATCGTCCCGGTTTATTAGCTCGTCTAGGCGAAGTATTTTCCAATCTTGGATTATCATTGCGTAGTGCTAAAATTGTTACTATTGGAGAACATGTGGAAGATTTGTTTGTACTAACGAATAAAGATAACCAAGTTTTAAATGAAAATACCTGTGATCAATTACAACTCGCAATTATGATGGCAATTGATGAATTAGATAATGAGTCTTAGAATGGCTTGTTAAGCTATCGATACATAAAAAGGTCACCTATTCTTTACTTAGTTATTCAGTTAAAACACTTATATAGGCTGACCTATTAGTTTTGGTTATTTGTTTGCTTAGTCCTTACGATATTTGATAATTTTCAAAGACGTATATTTTTTCTTAGGCACACTATATAATGCTTAAACTCTGCACAAAAATTACTAATTCATTATGCAATTTTTTCTAATATTGTTCCCTATTTTTTGCATTTTCATTGTCGGATTTATATCTCAAAAGTTACTCCATTTTGATATTGCTAACCTATCAAAAATGTCATTGTATGTTTTATCACCATTTCTAGCATTTAAGACATTCTACACTCATACCTTAACGATTGATTATATTTTTTATAGTATTTATCTATTTTCTCTATGTTTCATCATAATTGGTATAGTTTACTTTTGTAGCCTCTTTATGAAATGGAATACTCAGGAAAATTGTGCCATGATACTTAGTTCGTGCTTTATGAATAATGGTAATTATGGTACACCGGTTATTTTAGTTTTCTTTGGTGAAATGGGGTTTGATTTAGCCGTTATTATCATGGTCTTACAACAATTTGTTATGAGTACTGTGGGCATTTATTATGCAGCGAAAGGGAGTAGTGGTGAAGATATCGTAAGTCAAAAAGCAGTGCTTAAAAAAGTTATACAGATGCCAATTGCTTATGGTGCATTACTGGGTATTCTCTTTCAATTATTCCATATCCCATTAACCTCATCTATCCTCAATTCAATAGGCATGATTGGTGATGCCTCTATAGTTATTATTATGATTATATTAGGTATGCAACTATCTATGTTAACCATTAAACATATAGATTATAGTAAAATTACGATTGCTTTAACTATTAGAATGATCATTTCACCACTGATTGCTACAGTATTAGTATACTTTTTACCAATTGAAACGACTTACAAACAAATATTAATTATACTTGCCGCTATGCCGAGTGCTGCCAATACTACCCTTATGTCTGTACAATTCAACACTAAGCCAGAGTTAGTGTCCAGTTCGACCTTTATAAGTACACTTATAAGTCTAATTACATTACCGATAGTACTTTGGTTGGTTGGAACTCCAATTCCTAGCTAATTGGACAATTACTTAGATAACGTATGATTAATTTTCAGTTTATTGTTGAATTAATTGGTTTAACCAATATTCACAACATCGTTGAGAGATCACTTTGTTTCTGAACCTCAACGGTGCTAATATAGATATCTCTATATAGTTAAATAACTACCAACATAAGGAAGGATAAAAGATGAAACTTTACTATAAGCCTTTTGCTTGTTCACTTACCCAACATATACTACTCATTGCATCAAAACTTGATTTTGATATTGAAAGGGTGGATTTAAAAACTAAAAAAACAGAGCATAATCATAACTTTTATGATATTAATCCGCGGGGGCAAGTTCCAACTTTAGTGTTGAATGATGGCACAGTCTTAACCGAAAATATTGCTATAGCTCAGTATATTGCTGATTCAGCACCTGATGCTAAGTTAATTGCCCCGGTTGGTAAACCTGAACGTTATCAAACTTTGTCATGGTTAAGCTATGTTGGTACTGAACTACATACTGCTTATGTACCTCTCTTTAAATCCGACGAACAAACCAGCAAAGAAGCTGCTGTGAAAGTGCTACAAACAAAATTAAATTTTATTGAAGCACGATTAGCAAATCGTCAATTCATAGCCACCGATTACTTCACTATTGCCGATGCTTATTTATATGTGGTTTTGAGTTGGCGTAAATATGTCGAACATTTACCGGCTTATCCAGCAATTGATCAATATACACAGCGTATTGAAGCAATTCCAGCTGTGAAACAAGCGTTAGAGCAAGAAAGTAAATAATAGCTTTAAGTGGGTCACAAAGACCCACTATTTATTCATCTACTTTTGTTATTGGTTCACGCTGTCAATTTTAGGTTTATGACCAATTGATAACACCGTGCCAATTGACGAAACAATGATGAGACTTATTGAAATCCATTGATTGCAAGTCAGCTTTTCTTCTAAAAATATAAAACCAGATATAGCACCTAATACGGGTGTTAAGCTCATTAATGTACTAAAAGTTAATGCAGAAACTCTAGGTAGTGTGATGACATCTAATGCATAAGGTATCGCCGATGCTAAAACAGCTACAACAAATGCCAGAGGTAATACATCTAGCGAAAACATCGCCATACCATTATGCCATACGCTTATAGGGAAAATAATACAACAAACCAATCCCGATGCAATTGCCACGCTTGAACTGCCTTGTAATTGTCCAGCTTTACGTCCAGTTATTATATATAATGCCCAGCAACTACCAGCACATAATGCAAATAGCAGACCATAGGGATCTAAACTAGAATTAGCTTGATGGATAGGTAACAATGAAACTAATCCAATTATTGCAATAGCTAACCAAATAAAATCTAGTAGCTTACGCGCAGAGCACATTGCTACTATTATAGGTCCAGTCAATTCAATAGCTACAGCAATGCCAATTGGAATGCGTTCTATTGCATAATAGAAAGATAAATTCATAAAACCCAAAGCCAATCCATAAACAATAATGTATTTCCATGCTTGTTTAGAAACGGGTTTACGCCAAGGTTTAAATATAAAAATTAGCATTAATGAGGAAAAAAACAGTCGCCAAGCCGTCATTCCTTCCGGCCCTAGCATTGAAAACAAATATTTAGCTAACGAAGAACTGCCTGTTACTGATGCTATAGAAACGAAAATCAATAGTATTGGTACAAAACGTTTTAACATTTCCTATTTTTCCGTTTGAATAAGCCGTTTTGGTACTAATTTATCAACCCTAACTTCACCCATACCAATAAATTTATCTTGTTGATACAATCTAACTAATTGAGGAGATTCATTATATGATTCATTAAGCTGAATTGAGCGACCTAATAATAGATCGTTACCTTGTTCGTTTGTCAGAATAATACAATTGTAATCAAGTGCTGGGCTATCAATCGGTAGCAATAACTCATCAAGCAAGGCTTGATTGTCACTATGCTGACGCAGAAAATCTAATGTTACCATTTTTTCATAGGGATAAGTTGAAACTTGTAACCGTCTTAAATATATAACATGTGCACCGCAGCCTAATAATTCGCCCAGATCATCTATGATAGTACGAATATATGTGCCCTTTGAGCAATGAATTTCCAATTCTAGCTGGTTGTTATGCAAGCTAATAAAGCGATTTTCGTAGATGGTGATAGGTCTTGCTTCACGTTCAATAGTCACGCCTTGACGGGCATACTCATACAATGGTCGCCCTTGATATTTTAAAGCTGAAAACATTGTTGGTAATTGCATAATATCGCCACGAAATTGTTCTAACGCAGCAAAAATATCTACTTCAGTAACATTAACACTTTTTTCAGCAACAACTGTTCCATCGGCATCAGAAGTATCAGTGCGAACACCCAATTGCGCAATAACTCGATAACGTTTATCGGAGTCTAATAGATATTGTGAGAACTTTGTTGATTCACCAAAACAAATTGGTAACATACCTGTAGCGAGTGGATCTAATGCACCGGTATGTCCTGCTTTTTTTGCATTATAGAGATATCTTACCTTTTGTAGTACATCATTAGATGTCATACCCTGTGGTTTATCTAATAATAATACGCCGTGAAGGTTACGACCTTTTTTTCTTCTTGCCATAATTGATCTGAATAAATTTCTAAAACTTGTATTTATCGTTAATTATTATAACGTTAACAATTTATTGATTTTGATAGTGATTAATTAAATTCAACAAAATTAGATGTTAAAAGTATTAAGCTTAATTTATTAGCTTTAGTTCTAATAGTGAGAAACCATTTCCTAAATTCAATATAAGGTTAATAACAATATGAATTAGCAAACCTAGTTGTCAATTTAGTTATTTTGCTGAATTATTTGCATTATATAAATATTTA
Above is a genomic segment from Frischella perrara containing:
- the nrdB gene encoding class Ia ribonucleoside-diphosphate reductase subunit beta; translated protein: MNYTIFCQTHNDQLKEPMFLGQPVNVARYDQQKYEMFEKLIEKQLSFFWRPEEVDVSQDRIDYADLPEHEKHIFISNLKYQTLLDSIQGRSPNVALLPLISIPELETWVETWAFSETIHSRSYTHIIRNIVNNPSIVFDDIVTNEEIKKRATDIAGYYDDLITYSNYYNLLGTGKHDINGQTITIDKRELKKKLYLCLMSVNALEAIRFYVSFACSFAFAERELMEGNAKIIKLIARDEALHLTGTQFMINTLRSGEDDPEMEEIAKECEGECYELFLQAAIQEKEWAEYLFSGGSMIGLNKDILCQYIEYITNIRMQAVGLKLPFETKSNPIPWINNWLVSDNVQVAPQEAEISSYLVGQIDAEINEDDLSDFTL
- the glnD gene encoding bifunctional uridylyltransferase/uridylyl-removing protein GlnD; its protein translation is MNTDIYSTLKFPFSPLNFTDEELTIAHLKQSLDQFYQWSVAEFKANADIEKLIYTRAKFIDELLIRLWKNFHIPDQVTSIFKSNRISLIAVGGYGRSELHPLSDIDILILSDKELTSQMEEQIGQLVRLLWDLHLDVGHSVRTLKICLQEAKNDITIMTNLIESRLIVGNQELFDELQQQILNENIWPSKTFYQAKIQEQLQRHQQYHSTSYNLEPDIKNSPGGLRDIQIIQWIALRHFGKESLQKNGHFVYLTSEEIDEINNCRRFLWRMRFALHSVINRYDNRLLFDRQLSIAKLLGYQGEGNRPVEKMMRDYYRVVHNITELNQMLLQLFEESILSLKSDKPYDIDEYFQVRDKLIDIKNNDLFIQYPVMIMQLFHTILLNPQIIGIHSNTIRQLRSARRKLDGLLCQLPQARQQFLQIIKHPDAIKKAIFLMHRHGILAKYIPGWKRIVGMMQFDLFHIYTVDEHTIRLLLEIADFTTEEGQKKHPNSSKVYAKLPKPELLIITALFHDIAKGRSGDHSELGAELVEQFCQLHDLSEKETKLIVWLVRYHLLMSVTAQSRDLQDPAVIREFAQQVKNKSYLQHLLCLTVADVCATNETLWNSWKQSLMRELYFQTDRLFELGIHRIPEHRSIAREHKKLALAQLVQDGYDELEIKQFWKDYLFDYFWRYTTEQIVWHVKNLLNHDLTQPLVVINQIPFHGGTEIFIYSPDRPYLFATVSSELSKRNLNIHDALITTNKKEFALDTFIVLDPYGHLINNDRHQEIKDNLEKALRQNHYTRVKIKRLSSKLRHFKVPTQINFLSSFNERTTYLELIALDRPGLLARLGEVFSNLGLSLRSAKIVTIGEHVEDLFVLTNKDNQVLNENTCDQLQLAIMMAIDELDNES
- a CDS encoding AEC family transporter, with product MQFFLILFPIFCIFIVGFISQKLLHFDIANLSKMSLYVLSPFLAFKTFYTHTLTIDYIFYSIYLFSLCFIIIGIVYFCSLFMKWNTQENCAMILSSCFMNNGNYGTPVILVFFGEMGFDLAVIIMVLQQFVMSTVGIYYAAKGSSGEDIVSQKAVLKKVIQMPIAYGALLGILFQLFHIPLTSSILNSIGMIGDASIVIIMIILGMQLSMLTIKHIDYSKITIALTIRMIISPLIATVLVYFLPIETTYKQILIILAAMPSAANTTLMSVQFNTKPELVSSSTFISTLISLITLPIVLWLVGTPIPS
- the gstA gene encoding glutathione transferase GstA, which encodes MKLYYKPFACSLTQHILLIASKLDFDIERVDLKTKKTEHNHNFYDINPRGQVPTLVLNDGTVLTENIAIAQYIADSAPDAKLIAPVGKPERYQTLSWLSYVGTELHTAYVPLFKSDEQTSKEAAVKVLQTKLNFIEARLANRQFIATDYFTIADAYLYVVLSWRKYVEHLPAYPAIDQYTQRIEAIPAVKQALEQESK
- a CDS encoding EamA family transporter, coding for MLKRFVPILLIFVSIASVTGSSSLAKYLFSMLGPEGMTAWRLFFSSLMLIFIFKPWRKPVSKQAWKYIIVYGLALGFMNLSFYYAIERIPIGIAVAIELTGPIIVAMCSARKLLDFIWLAIAIIGLVSLLPIHQANSSLDPYGLLFALCAGSCWALYIITGRKAGQLQGSSSVAIASGLVCCIIFPISVWHNGMAMFSLDVLPLAFVVAVLASAIPYALDVITLPRVSALTFSTLMSLTPVLGAISGFIFLEEKLTCNQWISISLIIVSSIGTVLSIGHKPKIDSVNQ
- the truB gene encoding tRNA pseudouridine(55) synthase TruB, encoding MARRKKGRNLHGVLLLDKPQGMTSNDVLQKVRYLYNAKKAGHTGALDPLATGMLPICFGESTKFSQYLLDSDKRYRVIAQLGVRTDTSDADGTVVAEKSVNVTEVDIFAALEQFRGDIMQLPTMFSALKYQGRPLYEYARQGVTIEREARPITIYENRFISLHNNQLELEIHCSKGTYIRTIIDDLGELLGCGAHVIYLRRLQVSTYPYEKMVTLDFLRQHSDNQALLDELLLPIDSPALDYNCIILTNEQGNDLLLGRSIQLNESYNESPQLVRLYQQDKFIGMGEVRVDKLVPKRLIQTEK